In the genome of Streptomyces racemochromogenes, one region contains:
- a CDS encoding nucleoside triphosphate pyrophosphohydrolase, with the protein MNDTSASASAAAPAEPTGRIVLLTASHRVAPGLLSWPAWQVLHAADRVLCSDPGHPQLPYLREAGVEVELEGPDAHELVAACAGGRTVVVLPSGEGDQRLTDGLARLAGSGRVAMPDLELLPGSYDLPGARLLDLVQVMDRVRRECPWTSRQTHEGLVKYAIEEAYELVEAIEDGDRDALREELGDVLLQVVFHARIAEEAGGGEDGAQAFSIDDVAGDLVDKLIRRHPHVFGDATADSPEDVSAHWQATKAVEKQRESVTDGIPLGQPGLALAAKLAGRARAGGVAVELPRGEGIGYELLELAARAEASGTDPETALRAAARVYRDAIRAAEGVEDAV; encoded by the coding sequence GTGAACGACACCTCCGCCTCCGCCTCCGCCGCCGCTCCCGCCGAGCCCACGGGCCGGATCGTCCTGCTGACCGCCAGCCACCGGGTCGCCCCGGGGCTGCTGTCCTGGCCGGCCTGGCAGGTGCTGCACGCCGCGGACCGGGTGCTGTGCTCCGACCCGGGCCACCCGCAGCTGCCGTACCTGCGCGAGGCGGGGGTCGAGGTGGAGCTGGAGGGCCCGGACGCGCACGAGCTCGTCGCGGCGTGTGCCGGGGGCCGGACGGTCGTGGTGCTGCCGTCCGGGGAGGGCGACCAGCGGCTGACGGACGGTCTGGCCCGGCTGGCCGGGTCGGGCCGGGTCGCCATGCCCGACCTGGAGCTGCTGCCCGGCTCGTACGACCTGCCGGGGGCGCGGCTGCTGGACCTGGTGCAGGTCATGGACCGGGTGCGGCGGGAGTGCCCCTGGACCTCGCGGCAGACCCACGAGGGGCTGGTGAAGTACGCCATCGAGGAGGCGTACGAGCTGGTGGAGGCGATCGAGGACGGCGACCGGGACGCGCTGCGCGAGGAGCTGGGCGACGTGCTGCTCCAGGTGGTCTTCCACGCGCGGATCGCCGAGGAGGCGGGCGGCGGTGAGGACGGGGCACAGGCCTTCTCCATCGACGACGTCGCGGGTGACCTGGTCGACAAGCTGATCCGGCGCCACCCCCACGTGTTCGGGGACGCCACGGCCGACTCCCCGGAGGACGTCAGCGCCCACTGGCAGGCCACCAAGGCGGTGGAGAAGCAGCGGGAGTCGGTCACCGACGGGATCCCGCTGGGCCAGCCGGGCCTGGCGCTGGCGGCCAAGCTCGCCGGGCGGGCGCGTGCGGGCGGGGTGGCGGTGGAGCTGCCCCGGGGCGAGGGCATCGGGTACGAGCTGCTGGAGCTGGCGGCCCGCGCCGAGGCGTCGGGGACCGACCCGGAGACGGCGCTGCGCGCGGCGGCCCGCGTCTACCGGGACGCGATCCGGGCGGCCGAGGGTGTCGAGGACGCGGTTTAG
- a CDS encoding SurA N-terminal domain-containing protein, with the protein MHRRTALSVSAVLLAAAPLLTACSGETRPGTAAVVGGERITTSALQAQVGDVRAAQSTSEQGAQLIGATAGLERLKLNKMIQSAVLERAAEDAGLSVSPKEVQDVRKAQLEQLGGEKALRDAALQQAQLAPGQIEADTRFKLLRDKLFAHYGSQDKALAKLGEAAKALHIEVNPRYGHWDAQQILLGDQETPWITQRTRPEQAAPAGA; encoded by the coding sequence TTGCACCGTCGCACTGCGCTCTCCGTCTCCGCCGTCCTGCTCGCGGCGGCCCCCCTGCTGACCGCGTGTTCCGGGGAGACCCGGCCCGGTACCGCCGCCGTCGTCGGGGGTGAGCGCATCACCACCTCGGCGCTCCAGGCCCAGGTCGGCGACGTGCGCGCCGCGCAGAGCACATCCGAGCAGGGTGCGCAGCTGATCGGCGCGACCGCCGGGCTGGAGCGGCTGAAGCTGAACAAGATGATCCAGAGCGCCGTCCTCGAGCGGGCCGCCGAGGACGCCGGGCTGAGCGTGAGCCCGAAGGAGGTCCAGGACGTCCGCAAGGCGCAGCTGGAGCAGCTGGGCGGGGAGAAGGCGCTGCGGGACGCGGCGCTCCAGCAGGCGCAGCTGGCGCCGGGGCAGATCGAGGCGGACACCCGCTTCAAGCTGTTGCGGGACAAGCTCTTCGCGCACTACGGCAGCCAGGACAAGGCGCTGGCCAAGCTGGGGGAGGCGGCGAAGGCGCTGCACATCGAGGTCAACCCGCGCTACGGGCACTGGGACGCGCAGCAGATCCTGCTCGGGGACCAGGAGACGCCGTGGATCACCCAGCGGACCCGGCCCGAGCAGGCGGCCCCCGCCGGAGCCTGA
- a CDS encoding transglycosylase family protein: protein MLLSGKGKHRRGSKAVRIVTLAGVAGVAVAAPLMAAGTASAATAAEWDKVAACESGGNWSINTGNGYYGGLQFSASTWAAYGGKSYAAQANQATKGQQIAIAEKVLKGQGKGAWPHCGVGLSNSSYNGGGSTTPAKPKPETKPAPAKPAPAKPAPAKPAPAKPSAPKTETETKGSGAGSGNWTPAKPSTPKAETPQTGNGTYTVKEGDTLGTIADANKVKGGWEKLFELNKDTVSDADLIFPGQKLKLA, encoded by the coding sequence ATGCTGCTTTCCGGCAAGGGCAAGCACCGCCGCGGCTCCAAGGCCGTCCGCATCGTCACGCTCGCCGGTGTCGCCGGTGTCGCCGTCGCGGCCCCGCTGATGGCCGCCGGTACCGCCAGCGCCGCCACCGCGGCCGAGTGGGACAAGGTCGCCGCCTGCGAGTCCGGCGGCAACTGGTCCATCAACACCGGCAACGGCTACTACGGCGGCCTGCAGTTCTCCGCCTCCACCTGGGCCGCGTACGGCGGCAAGTCGTACGCCGCGCAGGCCAACCAGGCCACCAAGGGCCAGCAGATAGCCATCGCCGAGAAGGTCCTCAAGGGCCAGGGCAAGGGCGCGTGGCCGCACTGCGGCGTCGGCCTGTCCAACTCCTCGTACAACGGCGGCGGTTCGACCACCCCGGCCAAGCCGAAGCCCGAGACCAAGCCGGCCCCGGCCAAGCCCGCTCCGGCCAAGCCGGCCCCGGCGAAGCCCGCCCCGGCCAAGCCGTCCGCGCCGAAGACCGAGACCGAGACCAAGGGCTCCGGCGCCGGCTCCGGCAACTGGACCCCGGCCAAGCCGTCGACCCCGAAGGCCGAGACCCCGCAGACGGGCAACGGCACCTACACGGTCAAGGAAGGCGACACCCTCGGCACCATCGCCGACGCCAACAAGGTCAAGGGCGGCTGGGAGAAGCTCTTCGAGCTCAACAAGGACACCGTGTCCGACGCCGACCTGATCTTCCCGGGTCAGAAGCTGAAGCTCGCCTGA
- a CDS encoding transglycosylase family protein, which produces MLPGNGRHRRPRQVPAIVVTAGVTGSALAMPLLAATGANAADTATWDKVADCESGGTWSANSGSGAYGGLQFTLEQWRNAGGLAYAERPDLASRSQQIAVAERVLASQGPQAWPLCSASAGLTQQGPAPDVDPGDKLEPAPVAPTKGRPDGSVPNAGKGKPSTDFGAPTPAPGTPSNPSGLPDYPLGPSSGLPVMPEPDYTVQPTTPGTPTPTPGTPTPGTPTPGTPTAPGIPTAPGATPTAPATPGATPAPGATPTAPATPGATAGTPSGAASDGSGKHRGPAAIEVQGAPGAASVPAAEPVYTVKPGDSLSDIAKAKGVKGGWDELYKANEQVIGGDADLIKPGQNLDLTKK; this is translated from the coding sequence ATGCTTCCCGGGAACGGCCGCCACAGACGCCCCCGCCAGGTACCCGCGATCGTCGTCACCGCAGGAGTCACCGGCTCCGCGCTGGCCATGCCGCTGCTCGCCGCCACAGGTGCGAACGCGGCCGACACCGCCACGTGGGACAAGGTCGCCGACTGCGAGAGCGGCGGCACCTGGAGCGCGAACTCCGGCAGCGGCGCCTACGGCGGCCTGCAGTTCACCCTGGAACAGTGGCGCAACGCCGGCGGCCTCGCGTACGCGGAGCGCCCCGACCTCGCCAGCCGCTCCCAGCAGATCGCGGTCGCCGAGCGCGTGCTGGCCTCCCAGGGCCCCCAGGCGTGGCCGCTGTGCTCCGCCTCGGCCGGGCTGACCCAGCAGGGCCCCGCGCCCGACGTGGACCCCGGTGACAAGCTGGAGCCCGCGCCCGTCGCGCCCACCAAGGGCCGCCCCGACGGTTCGGTGCCGAACGCGGGCAAGGGCAAGCCCTCCACGGACTTCGGGGCCCCGACCCCGGCGCCGGGCACCCCGTCCAACCCGAGCGGGCTGCCGGACTACCCGCTGGGCCCCTCCAGCGGACTGCCCGTCATGCCCGAGCCGGACTACACGGTCCAGCCCACGACGCCCGGCACGCCCACGCCGACGCCGGGCACGCCCACCCCCGGCACGCCCACCCCGGGCACGCCCACGGCCCCGGGCATCCCGACGGCCCCGGGCGCCACCCCGACGGCTCCGGCCACCCCGGGTGCGACTCCCGCCCCGGGCGCCACGCCCACCGCTCCGGCCACCCCGGGCGCCACGGCGGGCACCCCGTCCGGCGCGGCGTCGGACGGCTCGGGCAAGCACCGCGGCCCGGCCGCCATCGAGGTGCAGGGGGCGCCTGGCGCGGCGTCAGTACCCGCCGCGGAGCCCGTCTACACCGTGAAGCCGGGCGACAGCCTTTCGGACATCGCGAAGGCCAAGGGCGTCAAGGGCGGTTGGGACGAGCTCTACAAGGCCAACGAGCAGGTCATCGGTGGGGACGCGGACCTCATCAAGCCCGGACAGAACCTGGATCTAACCAAGAAATAG
- a CDS encoding cytochrome P450 has translation MPTLFDWEFATDPYPAYAWLRENSPVHRTRLPSGVEAWLVTRYADARQALADQRLSKNPAHHAEPAHAKGKTGIPGERKAELMTHLLNIDPPDHTRLRRLVSKAFTPRRVAEFTPRVQELTDGLIDRFAGRGEADLIHEFAFPLPIYAICEMLGVPREDQDDFRDWAGMMIRHGGGPRGGVARSVKQMRAYLGELIHRKRDDLGNDLISDLIRASDHGDHLTEAEATAMAFILLFAGFETTVNLIGNGIHSLFTNPDQRERLQASLAAGESALLETGVEELLRYDGPVELATWRFATRPLVLGGQDIAAGDPVLVVLAAADRDPERFADPDTLDLSRSDNQHLGYGHGIHYCLGAPLARLEGQTALGTLLKRLPDLELAIPPTDLRWRGGLIMRGLRTLPVRFTVPNG, from the coding sequence ATGCCGACGCTCTTCGACTGGGAGTTCGCCACCGACCCGTACCCGGCCTACGCCTGGCTGCGCGAGAACTCCCCGGTGCACCGCACCCGGCTGCCCAGCGGGGTGGAGGCCTGGCTGGTGACGCGGTACGCCGACGCCCGCCAGGCCCTCGCGGACCAGCGGCTGAGCAAGAACCCGGCGCACCACGCGGAGCCGGCGCACGCCAAGGGCAAGACCGGGATCCCGGGGGAGCGCAAGGCGGAGCTGATGACGCACCTGCTGAATATCGACCCGCCGGACCACACCCGGCTGCGGCGGCTGGTGTCGAAGGCGTTCACCCCGCGGCGTGTGGCCGAGTTCACTCCGCGCGTGCAGGAGCTGACCGACGGCCTGATCGACCGGTTCGCGGGCAGGGGGGAGGCGGACCTCATCCACGAGTTCGCGTTCCCGCTCCCCATCTACGCCATCTGCGAGATGCTCGGCGTACCGCGGGAGGACCAGGACGACTTCCGCGACTGGGCCGGGATGATGATCCGGCACGGCGGCGGGCCGCGCGGAGGGGTCGCGCGCTCGGTGAAGCAGATGCGGGCCTATCTCGGGGAACTGATCCACCGCAAGCGGGACGATCTGGGCAATGACCTCATCTCCGATCTGATCCGGGCAAGTGACCACGGAGACCATCTGACGGAGGCGGAGGCCACGGCGATGGCCTTCATCCTGCTCTTCGCCGGCTTCGAGACGACCGTGAACCTCATCGGCAACGGCATCCACTCCCTCTTCACGAACCCGGACCAGCGCGAGCGCCTCCAGGCCTCCCTCGCGGCCGGGGAGAGCGCGCTGCTGGAGACCGGTGTCGAGGAACTGCTGCGCTACGACGGCCCCGTGGAGCTGGCCACCTGGCGGTTCGCCACCCGGCCGCTGGTCCTGGGCGGGCAGGACATCGCGGCGGGGGACCCCGTGCTGGTGGTCCTCGCGGCGGCCGACCGCGACCCGGAGCGGTTCGCCGACCCGGACACCCTGGACCTCTCCCGGAGTGACAACCAACACCTCGGATACGGCCACGGGATCCACTACTGCCTCGGCGCTCCGCTGGCCCGTCTCGAGGGGCAGACGGCGCTCGGAACTTTGCTGAAGCGTCTGCCGGATCTGGAACTTGCGATTCCCCCTACGGACCTGCGCTGGCGCGGCGGACTCATCATGCGGGGGCTGCGCACCCTCCCCGTCCGCTTCACAGTCCCGAACGGTTGA
- the eno gene encoding phosphopyruvate hydratase, translated as MLVPSIDVVVAREILDSRGNPTVEVEVGLDDGSTGRAAVPSGASTGAFEAIELRDGDPNRYMGKGVEKAVLAVIEQIGPELVGYDATEQRLIDQAMFDLDATDNKGSLGANAILGVSLAVAHAASEASDLPLFRYLGGPNAHLLPVPMMNILNGGSHADSNVDIQEFMIAPIGAESFSEALRWGAEVYHTLKKVLHTKGLSTGLGDEGGFAPNLESNRAALDLIIEAIKQAGYTPGKDIALALDVAASEFYKDGKYEFEGQSRSAAEMTDYYAELVEAYPLVSIEDPLFEDDWAGWKTITDRLGSKVQIVGDDLFVTNPERLARGIEEGSANALLVKVNQIGSLTETLDAVEMAQRNGFKCMMSHRSGETEDVTIADLAVAVNCGQIKTGAPARSDRVAKYNQLLRIEEILDDAAVYAGRSAFPRFKG; from the coding sequence ATGCTCGTGCCGTCCATCGACGTCGTCGTAGCCCGGGAAATCCTGGACTCCCGAGGCAACCCCACGGTCGAGGTCGAGGTGGGCCTCGACGACGGCAGCACCGGCCGTGCTGCCGTTCCGTCCGGCGCCTCCACCGGTGCCTTCGAGGCCATCGAGCTCCGCGACGGTGACCCCAACCGTTACATGGGCAAGGGCGTGGAGAAGGCCGTCCTCGCCGTCATCGAGCAGATCGGGCCGGAGCTCGTCGGCTACGACGCCACCGAGCAGCGCCTGATCGACCAGGCCATGTTCGACCTCGACGCCACCGACAACAAGGGCTCGCTCGGCGCCAACGCCATCCTCGGCGTCTCCCTCGCCGTCGCGCACGCCGCGTCCGAGGCCTCGGACCTGCCGCTGTTCCGCTACCTCGGCGGCCCGAACGCGCACCTGCTGCCCGTTCCGATGATGAACATCCTCAACGGTGGGTCGCACGCCGACTCCAACGTCGACATCCAGGAGTTCATGATCGCCCCGATCGGCGCGGAGTCCTTCTCCGAGGCGCTGCGCTGGGGTGCCGAGGTCTACCACACCCTCAAGAAGGTCCTGCACACCAAGGGCCTCTCCACCGGCCTGGGCGACGAGGGCGGCTTCGCCCCGAACCTGGAGTCCAACCGCGCCGCGCTCGACCTCATCATCGAGGCCATCAAGCAGGCCGGCTACACCCCGGGCAAGGACATCGCGCTCGCGCTCGACGTCGCCGCGTCCGAGTTCTACAAGGACGGCAAGTACGAGTTCGAGGGCCAGTCCCGCTCGGCCGCCGAGATGACCGACTACTACGCCGAGCTCGTCGAGGCGTACCCGCTCGTCTCCATCGAGGACCCGCTGTTCGAGGACGACTGGGCCGGCTGGAAGACCATCACCGACCGCCTGGGCTCCAAGGTCCAGATCGTCGGCGACGACCTCTTCGTCACCAACCCCGAGCGCCTCGCCCGCGGCATCGAGGAGGGCTCCGCGAACGCCCTGCTCGTGAAGGTGAACCAGATCGGCTCCCTGACCGAGACCCTCGACGCCGTCGAGATGGCCCAGCGCAACGGCTTCAAGTGCATGATGTCGCACCGCTCCGGCGAGACCGAGGACGTCACCATCGCCGACCTCGCCGTCGCCGTGAACTGCGGTCAGATCAAGACCGGCGCCCCGGCCCGCTCGGACCGCGTCGCCAAGTACAACCAGCTGCTGCGCATCGAGGAGATCCTCGACGACGCCGCCGTGTACGCCGGCCGCAGCGCCTTCCCGCGCTTCAAGGGCTGA
- a CDS encoding globin domain-containing protein, with protein MRILKSSFAVVERRAEHAVKYFYSHLFWHNPGLRELFPSSAEDMERQRDRLFAALTHVVTHLESGTLVPYLRDLGRDHRKFLVGPEHYAAVGTSLIAALAQTSGDAWTPAVEKAWYEAYQVIADTMTAGAADSDEPPWWEAEVVRHLQYGQDIGVLTLAPRTPLPYRPGQYVSVSSTRVPTTWRTYSLANAPRPDGTVDLHVSRIEGGRLSTALVRDVLPGEVLRLGAPGGRLTLRREDRPLTLIAAGTGWAPVRALLEELLQHPPDHDVRLFVVARDAAHLYDRPLIDRHAAACRWLGVTYITPAPGQHRNQATDRLATALGNRALWREQDVYLGGPALFVEETSHLLQELGARPDRLFHDAVPVAGSQRPRPLGFGEWFLHRPSPQWHNPSARAPRD; from the coding sequence GTGAGGATCTTGAAGAGCAGTTTCGCGGTGGTGGAGAGAAGGGCCGAACACGCGGTCAAGTACTTCTACTCCCACCTCTTCTGGCACAACCCCGGACTCCGCGAACTCTTCCCCTCCTCCGCCGAGGACATGGAACGCCAGCGCGACCGGCTCTTCGCCGCGCTCACCCACGTCGTCACCCACCTGGAGAGCGGGACCCTCGTCCCCTACCTACGCGACCTCGGACGCGACCACCGCAAGTTCCTCGTCGGCCCCGAGCACTACGCGGCCGTCGGCACCAGCCTGATCGCCGCCCTCGCCCAGACCTCCGGCGACGCCTGGACCCCGGCCGTCGAGAAGGCCTGGTACGAGGCCTACCAGGTCATCGCCGACACCATGACCGCCGGCGCCGCCGACAGCGACGAACCACCCTGGTGGGAGGCCGAGGTGGTACGCCACCTCCAGTACGGACAGGACATCGGCGTACTGACCCTCGCCCCGCGCACCCCGCTGCCCTACCGCCCCGGCCAGTACGTCAGCGTGAGCAGCACCCGCGTCCCCACCACCTGGCGCACCTACTCCCTCGCCAACGCCCCCCGCCCCGACGGCACCGTCGACCTGCACGTCAGCCGCATCGAAGGCGGCCGCCTGAGCACCGCCCTGGTCCGCGACGTCCTGCCCGGCGAGGTCCTGCGGCTCGGCGCCCCCGGCGGCCGGCTCACCCTGCGCCGCGAGGACCGCCCCCTCACCCTCATCGCCGCCGGCACCGGGTGGGCTCCCGTACGCGCCCTGCTGGAGGAACTCCTCCAGCACCCTCCCGACCACGACGTACGCCTCTTCGTCGTCGCCCGGGACGCCGCGCACCTCTACGACCGGCCCCTGATCGACCGGCACGCAGCCGCCTGCCGCTGGCTCGGCGTCACCTACATCACGCCCGCCCCCGGGCAGCACCGCAACCAGGCCACCGACCGGCTGGCGACGGCCCTCGGCAACCGCGCCCTTTGGCGGGAACAGGACGTCTACCTCGGCGGGCCGGCCCTGTTCGTCGAGGAGACCTCCCACCTCCTCCAGGAACTCGGAGCCCGCCCCGACCGCCTCTTCCACGACGCCGTCCCCGTCGCCGGCTCACAGCGCCCCCGCCCGCTGGGCTTCGGCGAGTGGTTCCTGCACCGGCCGTCCCCGCAGTGGCACAACCCCTCGGCCCGCGCCCCGCGCGACTAA